GGGGTGTGGCCCTCTGTGTTTCAGGAACTGTCATTGCCACTGAAAATGCAGTAGTTGTCACCACCATCCTTGCCACCCCATCTTTTCGTGCCCCTGTTTTTCTGCTGCTGGCTAGCCTCGGTTTGGCCGATCTCCTGGCAGGTGTTGCTTTGATCTTGCACTTCCTTTTCCTGTTCTGCATTGAGCCAAGTGATTGGTCAGAATTGCTGACCTCAGGACTGCTGGTGACATCACTGattgcctcactctgtagcctGATGGGTGTTGCTTTGGACCGATACATGTCTTTAAGCCACGCCCTCACCTATGGTTCAAGTGAATCCCGTTACAGAGCCGCCATTCTCCTGCTGCTGATCTGGTTGGGTGCCTGTGTCATTGGGGCGGGACCTGCAATGGGATGGCACTGTCTGGGAGAGCCAAACTCCTGTTCTGTAGCACGCCCGCTGACCCGGACATACCTATCGCTGCTGTGTGGTGGCTTCCTGGTGGTTGTCATAGTAACCCTGCAATTGTACGCTGGGATCTGCCGTGTGGCAAGGCGGCATGCCCACGCCATCGCTACCCAGAGGCACTTCCTCTCTACCAACCAATCATATGCAAGCAAACACAGCAGTGGAAGGGGCTTCTCTCGGTTGATCCTTGTCCTTAGTGTGTTTGTGGGCTGCTGGATGCCTTTCTCCCTCTGGGGGCTGCTAGGAGACGCATCCAGCCCTCCTCTGTACACCTACGCCACCTTGGTGCCAGCAGCAGGCAGCTCGCTGCTGAACCCCATACTCTACAGTCTGAGAAACAAAGACATTCGCAAGGTGCTGCTCCAGGCCTGCTGCCcgcacagatgcacacacaacGCACACGTACACTACCCTGCTGATGTGTAGACTGCCAAACCTCACCAGACTCAAACCACCACACAATCTATGCCAGACATATCACTGTTTGTGTGCCAATACACACATAGCTGCATTGACTATCATCCAGACCCAGAACAT
The genomic region above belongs to Etheostoma cragini isolate CJK2018 chromosome 14, CSU_Ecrag_1.0, whole genome shotgun sequence and contains:
- the gpr186 gene encoding G protein-coupled receptor 186, with the protein product MTLNASDLDWDESSGADPFLPLDRLDSSYEVPPLTVWGVALCVSGTVIATENAVVVTTILATPSFRAPVFLLLASLGLADLLAGVALILHFLFLFCIEPSDWSELLTSGLLVTSLIASLCSLMGVALDRYMSLSHALTYGSSESRYRAAILLLLIWLGACVIGAGPAMGWHCLGEPNSCSVARPLTRTYLSLLCGGFLVVVIVTLQLYAGICRVARRHAHAIATQRHFLSTNQSYASKHSSGRGFSRLILVLSVFVGCWMPFSLWGLLGDASSPPLYTYATLVPAAGSSLLNPILYSLRNKDIRKVLLQACCPHRCTHNAHVHYPADV